In Beijerinckiaceae bacterium, the sequence ATCGACGACCAGAAGAAGGTCGCTTGACTGGGTTTTATTGTTCATCGGCAATCCCTCTCGGGTTGCGAGTCTTTCCGAAGCAAGCGTAGGTGCGAGCGCGCACAACGCTCCTTATCGATTTTGGGCCATTCGCATATTTGTCCAAAATGAAACAAACGATCACAAACGTTATTTCACTGCCCTTAACCTTTACCCCTATCCCCTTCTGCGGCAAACTCAGCCCATGCTCGAATTAAAAAACTTTTGTTTGCGCAGTCTCATCTTCGGACTCTCCTTGGCTTGCGTGGCGGTTGCGAATGCGCAAGGAGATGTTCTGGCGCGCGTGAAATCCCAAGGCGTCGTCCATTGCGGGAGCGTAGCGCGGCCCGGTCTTGCCGAGCCAAACCCCGACCGATCCGACCCTTTTGCGCCAAGCGGTGAATGGTTCGGTCTCAATGTTGAGATCTGTCGGGCCATTGCGGTTGCGGTTCTTGGAACTTCAGGGCGGTTCGAATTTCGAAGCTACGAAACACGAAGAGATTTCGACGCAGTCAGAAAGCAAGAGGACGATATTTTCTTCCTGACCGGCTCGGATATCGTCGAGCAAGATCTTGGCGGGGCGCTTTTGCCGGGACCCAGCGTTTACTACGAAACGCGCGCCGTGTTGGTGCCTGAGATTTCGGCGGTGAAGCGTCTTGAAGACCTCAAAGGCGCAAGAATTTGTTTTGTGAACGGCACCAGCACGCAGCGCAGCCTTGAGGTCTATTTCGAGGCCAAGCACCTCGCTTTCGCCCGCCTCGGGTTCAGCCAACCGGACGATATGTTTGCGGCCTATCAGGCCGGGCAATGCGACGCTGTTGCTGATGAAACGACTGCGCTTGCCAAATCGCAATTGCACAGACACGCCCAGGCCATCCCCGGTCGGATCTTGGCGCAGCCACTTGCTGCTTTTCCCATTATGGCCACCACCTCTGCCGCCGACGCCAATTGGGCTGCTATTGTCAGCTGGGCCATACATTCGCTGATGCGGGATGAAATCCGAGAAGGCCGCTGGCTTGCCGATGGTGCGCGCGCGCCGCCGATCGAGGCTTCTTATCTAGGGCTCGGCCTGGGATGGCAAAGGCGGATGATCGAAGCGCTCGGCACTTACGCCGACATTTTCAGCCGGACGCTCGGTGCGAAATCGATTTACGGGGAAGCGCGGGGCCTGAGCGTGCGATCGCGCGACGCCGGGCTCTTTCTCTCCCCCTACGCGGACTAACGCCGGACTCAGCAGAGCAGAAAGCTGCCGCAGGGCTTACGATCGGGGTCGGCTGGAAGTTGCGGCGACCGACCCCTCAAGAACCAAGTCTATTGTTGCATGCGTTGAAGAACGGGTGCATTCTTTAGCGGAGATTTATTGCTGTACTACAGCTCAGGCCAGGAAGTTATTGGAGGCCGACAAGTATATTCTCAGGGAGGAAAGTATGACCGTTGCGCTTATTCTCTCCATGAAGGGAAGGGACGTGGTCGTCACGCAGCCCCATCGGACGTTGGCCGAAGCTGCCGCGATCTTGACTGCGAAAAACATCGGCGCGGCCGTGGTGGTCGATCCTCACGGCCGTGTGCTGGGATTGTTGGGAGAGCGTGACATCGTGCACGCGGTTGGCGTCGTCGGCGCCCTCGCCCTGTCCGATCCTGTTTCCAAATATATGATCACGGAGGTGGTCACAGCGCCCGAAGACGAATGCGTTGACGACACGATGCAAAAGATGACTGAGCGGCGATTCCGCCATATCCCGGTCGTCGACGGGGAAAAGCTGGTCGGCATCGTGTCGATCGGGGACGTCGTCAAATATCGGCTCGATCAAATCCAACACGAGCATCAGGCAATGCGCGAATATATCGCGACGGCATAAGCGCGCGGCGACGGCTTATGCCTTGGAGACGGCGCTCTCTGTGGGCGTCAATGCGATGTCTTCGGCGATGTCCGGAAGCACCCGACGCGTCGCTTCTCGGCCGATTGCGATGAGTTCCTCCGCGCGGTGAAAATCGAACAGGCCGACTTTGCCGAGCCGCGCATTGATCAGAACGTCCGGTGGATCGCCCGCGAGACGCGACCGCGAGATTCGTCCTTGCGCAATATTGAAAGCATCCATCATCGCATTGGCGATGCCGGGGGCTCCGTCCTCGCGATGGCCGAACAGCCGTCGCAAATTTCCGCCCATCCCGCCAAAAATTCGCGCGCTCAAGGTCCGCTCCGCTTCCGGGGGAGTGAGGGTGAAACTTTCCAGCGACCGCTCAATCGAGAGCGGATCATGGATGGTGGTTCCGCGGAAAGTTGTGTCGCTCACCAGATTGACGGCGACAACCACCTCGGCTCCAAGCGCGCGGCAGACCGTGACAGGGATCGGATTGACGAGCGCACCATCGAAGAGCCAGCGGCCATTAATCTTCACCGGCTCAAAAATCCCCGGCAAGGCGTAAGACGCGCGAATGGCGTCGGCGAGATTGCCTTTGGTCAGCCAAATTTCGTGCCCCGTGCCGGACTCGGTCGCGACGGCAGCGAAACCTTTTTCCAGATCCTCGAAGCTTTTCCCTTCCAGCTCTTTTTCGAGCGCCAGCCGCAGCTTTTCGCCCGCAAGAAAGCTTACGCCTGAAAATGATAAATCCATCAGGCTCATGACACGCTTCTTGGTCAGGCCACGCGCGAAGGCCTCAATGGCCTTGAGTTTGCCCGCCGCATAGCACCCGCCGACCAAGGCGCCGATCGAGGTGCCGGCGACAACATCTGGATAAATCCCGTGCTCGTTGAGTTCCAGCAAGACGCCGATGTGCGACCAGCCGCGGGCCGCTCCAGCGCCAAGCGCGACGCCGACCCTCGGTCCGTGCTTACGTACCTTAAAGGGATGCTTGCCCACGACTCCGTAATCGCCCGAAGTGTCCGGGTTTTGGCGGTAGAGCGGGGGCATTTCACTCAATTCATGAGGTTTCGCGGGCGGATTTTCGCGCGAAAACGCATTCTTTGGCGAAGTCAGCGATGAATCCTTGGCCCTAAATATCAACATGGTTGCCTCTTCGCGAGCTTGCCTCTTGTTGGTTGAAAAACTTTGAATAATCCCAAAGCAAGGGCGTAAAACTCGGACAAAACTCTTCACAGCTCCTAGGCACCGATTTCGCCACTTCCGGAACTCACGACGGTAACGGCTTATCGGCGCCAGAATATGGTTAGAATCATTCTATTTAAATCGGTGTGGCCTCAGTCGAAAACAAGCGTCACTGCCGCGCCGTCGAACTCGATTTTGCGGTAGAAACACGAGCGCCGTCCTGTGTGGCAAACGCCGCCATCGCCTCCGGGTTCAACCGTTAGAAGCAATGCATCTTGGTCGCAATCCGTCCTGATTTCAGTGACTTTTTGCACTTGTCCGGAGGTGTCGCCCTTGCGCCATAGGCATTTTCGCGAGCGGGACCAAAAATGTGCAATGCCTGTCTCAATCGTTAGGCGAAGGGCCTCGTCATTCATGTAGGCGAGCATGAGGACTTGGCCGTCCTGCACGGCCCGGACCACACAGACAATGAGGCCGTTCTCGTCGAATCGCGGCGAGAAAGTCGCTCCCTCCTCCTGTTCATGCTTCGCGGCCGGGTTGATGTTTGGCCCAGGCGGTGACGAGGAGGGCGAGCCCATGTCGGATGTCCTGCGTGGCCCCGCATCTTCGCGGGAGCCATTCACGTAAGATTGTCGCGTGCGGTTGCCATGTCGGACGCACCGCAAGCGATGCTGTTTCAGCCGATGCGCAGCCGGATTACTTGCCGCGCACCATGGTCAAGAACCTGACCTGCTCAGCGGGATCGTCCCGAAAGATGCCGGTAAATTGCGTCGTCACGGTGTCCGAGCCGTGTTTGCGGACGCCGCGCATCGACATGCACATATGCTCGGCCTCAAGCATCACCGCGCAGCCCCGAGGGCGCAATTCCCGGTCGATGGACCCGACGATCTGCGCGGTCAACGCCTCCTGGGTTTGCAGGCGTTTGGCATAGATGTCGATCAGCCGTGCGAGTTTGGAGAGGCCGACGACGCCCACTTCCGAGGGATAATAAGCGACATGGGCCACGCCGAAAAAAGGGACCATGTGGTGCTCGCAATGCGAAAAGAACGGGATGTCCCGCAGCAGCACCATATCGTCATAGCCATGGACTTCCTCGAACACCCGCGCCAGAACGCTGTTCGGGTCTTCGCGATAGCCGGAAAAGAACTCTTCGAACGCCTTGGCAACCCGTTTCGGCGTATCGCGTAAACCTTCTCGCGAAGGGTCGTCGCCAGTCCAGCGCAACAGAACGCGCACGGCCGCCTCGGCCTCCTCGCGGGTTGGACGGGTAACCGGGGAAGAATTGGGTTGCGGCTGCGGACGTTCAAGCAAGGACTTAACCACGGCATCCATGTGGCGCCTCCGTTAGAGTTCGAATGAGCGTCCTAGATCATGCTCCCGACAATCGAGCACCGGACGGACGTTTGTCCGGGGAGTTTCGCATGAAATGTGCCAGATCTCGTTCGCCAAACCCGATGCTCCTATATAGTATGCGCAGGGGTTCGTCACCTGGACCTTTGTCTCAAGCGAAGCCATGCTCCCAGACATATATAATCATCGAATTCTCGACTTGGCAGGAAATATTCCGCGGCAGGGGCGCCTTGCGGTTCCGGATGCGACCGCGAAAGCGCACTCCAAACTCTGCGGCTCGACGGTGATTGTCGATCTTGTCATGAAAGACGGCCAAGTCGCTGATTTCGCGCATGAAGTGAAAGCCTGCGCCCTTGGCCAGGCGGCCGCCTCGATCATGGCGCGCAACGTCATTGGCGCGACTGGACCGGAGCTTCGGGCGCTACGCGAGCAAGTGCGCGCCATGCTCAAGGAAAATGGCCCGCCGCCGGAGGGGAAATGGGCCGACATCGCCATGCTTGAGCCGGTGCGGGATTACAAGGCGCGACACGCCTCGACGCTTCTCACCTTCGATGCGACGGTCGATTGTGTCACGCAGATCGAGGCCAGGACGCGGGCGGCCGCAGAATAGGCCGCCTCGCCGACACCGACAAAAATGTCAGAACCCGTTCCAAACAAAGGAATAAGCTAGGATCGCACCGGCCGTGACATTGTTGAGCGAGCCGATCCGATTGGGGATCGGGCTGCCGCCGGGGCTGCTGACATAGCGGGTGACGCCGCCGAAAACCGTCGTGCTCCACGCGGGCGAAAACTCATATTTGACGGCGCCCAGCCCACCGACCGAGGTCAGCCCGCCATGCGCTTGATAGGGGTATACACTGCGGTTTAGGAATGCCTCGCCGGGTGTCACAGAGAAATAGGCGCGGTTGAATTGATCGTCGCCAAACTGGAAGCGCGGGCCAGCCGAAAAGGTGAAGGCGCCCAATCTCTGTACGTAATCCAATTCGATGTTGCCATCGAAGCCTTGCGCGCCGGTGATGCCCTGGCGTGCCTCGAGGCGGATACGGAAATTTTCGGTTGGCCAGAGTTCCAGAAAGCCGCCGAGCTCAGCGGTAAATCCGACATTATGCAGACCGTAGAAGCTCCAATTGCTGCCGCCCAGGAACCCACCGCTGAGGCCACGCCTTTCTATGAAGCGCGCGACCGGACCTGCTTTGATCCAGCCGAGATCGAGTAGCGCGATGCCGAGCCCGTCGTCCGGTGAAATGAAGGGTGCCGGGTCGCCGGGCCGGTGGTAAGAGATATAGCCGGTCGGCCAAACCGAATAGCTCTTCGCGCCGGGGAATGAGGTGAAAACATTGGGACCGACTCCCAAAGTTATGACCCAGCCTTCAACGGGGGCGGGAGCGACCGGAGCCAAATCGGCCGCGCGAACGGAAGACGTCGAAAGCGCAAGGAGGGTCGCAAGGCCAAAGCGTGAGGAGAAAGACACTTACGCACCTCGAATCTGGGAGCCAATTGGAATTGCGGCCATTATGTGCTTTCAGTTAAAAGCTGCCAGTGCATTTCTGCCACAGTTGATCTGAATGTGGGGCACCCGACGTTAATCGACATGCAACGATTGTCTCGTTTCGGCCGCCGCGCCGCGCATATGGCTATCCGCGGCTATCAGCTCACTTTGTCCTCGATCGCCGGGACCCACTGTCGCCACCTGCCGACATGTTCGTCCTATATGGACGAGGCGATCGCGCGGCATGGGCTTTGGGCGGGCGGCGTGATGGGCCTTGCGCGGCTTTGCCGGTGTCATCCCTGGGGGTCTTCAGGCTTCGATCCCGTGCCGCAGACCCTGCCTCCGCATGCCCACTGGCTGCGGCCGTGGACGTTTGTCACGCGGCCGACAGCAGACGGCGACAAGAAACAGTCTTAGCCGGCTGAGCGCTGGTGCAACAGGGCAAGGGCCACGGCGCAGGCATTGGACACATTGAGACTCTTGATGGCGCCGGGCATGTCGAGCCGGACCAGCAAATCGCAATTCTCCCGGCTGAGCCGACGCAGCCCCTTGCCTTCGCCGCCAAGCACAAGGGCGATGGGGCGCCGCAGCGGCGCCTCCGCGAAATTGTCTGCCGCGTCCGAGTCAAGCCCGACGCGCAGATAGCCGCTTTCCCCCAATTCTTCGAGCGCGCGCGCCAGATTGACCACGCTGACGATGGCGACATGTTCGAGACCGCCGGATGCGGCTTTGGCGACAACGCCGGTCATCTCCGGCGCATGGCGCTGGGTCATCACCACCGCGTCGACGCCAAAAGCTGCCGCGGTGCGCAAAATAGCGCCGGCATTATGCGGATCGCTGATCTGATCGAGCACCAGCACGATCCCGCTCTTTGAAACGATGTCGGAAAGATCGAGAGGCTCCAGCCGAAGCGTTTCAAGCATGACGCCTTGGTGGACGGCTCCGGCGCCAAGCCGGCGCGCGAGATCCTGGGCTTCGACAATGCGGGGCTGCAAGCCGGCGCCGGCGATTTCCTCGGCCAGCCGATCGGCGGCGGCCTTCGTTGCATAAATATCCAGGAGTTTGCGGCGCCCCGCGCGCAATGCCTCGCGAACGGCGTGGAACCCATAAAGAACGACGAGGTTGCCGGCCGCATGCCGGAACGCCGGTGCCTGGGCGTGATTTTGTTCGCCGGGCGCGGGTCGGGGCGTCGTCGACGGCTTGTGGCCCGTGACCCAGCTTTTGCCGGGGGCGGTGGGTCGGGGCGCGGCAATGCCGGCATGCTTATGCTTGCCGAATGCGTTGCTGTTGGCGCCGAAGCCCTTCGATCTGTCTCGTGTCAAATGCGCGGCTCCGGAAATTGAAGGATCCTTAGTACCTGTCACGGCGAACCGGGCCGCGCAATGTCCGGATCGTGGCAGCTGGGTGGTGGGAGCCGTTTTTGGTTGACAGCGGCGAGGCCGGTTCGCATAAGCGCGGGGATGAATGCCCTTTGGGGTGTTTGGGGGAGTGTCCCGAGCGGCAAAGGGGGCGGACTGTAAATCCGCTGGCTACGCCTTCGTAGGTTCGAGTCCTACCTCCCCCACCATCGCTCTCGCCGGCCGTTGTTGGCCTTATTGCTGAAGCGATCCTATGATGCTTTCGTTTATGCGGGCGACCGCCTCGATGCGGACGCGCCTGATCGTCATTCCGGCGGCCCTGTTGTTGCTGGGGATGGCAACCGCCATCCTCGTGACCCTTTTCGACGCCCAAAGCCGCATCCGTTCCGAGAGTGCTTCCGGTATCAAACACGGCAGCCTTGTTATTGAATACGCCCTCGACGATGTCGCCGCGGCGTCCGATCCCGACGCCGCCCTGCGGCGATTGCAGGCCGAACTCAAGCACGTCCGGCATATTTCGGTCCGTTATCTGCCCGAGGATGCGGCCTCGAAAAACGAGACGATCGAATCCGGCTCCGATACGGGCGTGCCGAAATGGTTTTTGAATTTCTTCGTGGGGCCGCAGATCGTCAAATCCTACCCGGTGACGATCAAAGGCGAACCGCATGGCGAACTTGTTATGTCGACAAAGCCCGCCGACGAGGTCGCGGAAATCTGGAACGACCTTTCCTTCCTGACCGTCCTTCTGGCCGCAATTTCGGCCGGCATCATGACGCTGATCACGCTGACCACGCACCAGACGCTCAAGCCGCTGAACGAATTGGTCGACGGGCTGTGCCGCCTGCAACGCGGGGAGTTCAGCGCCCTCAACGAAATCCGTATCCTTGAGCTGCGGCAAATAGGTGAACAATTCAATCGTC encodes:
- a CDS encoding NTE family protein rssA yields the protein MPPLYRQNPDTSGDYGVVGKHPFKVRKHGPRVGVALGAGAARGWSHIGVLLELNEHGIYPDVVAGTSIGALVGGCYAAGKLKAIEAFARGLTKKRVMSLMDLSFSGVSFLAGEKLRLALEKELEGKSFEDLEKGFAAVATESGTGHEIWLTKGNLADAIRASYALPGIFEPVKINGRWLFDGALVNPIPVTVCRALGAEVVVAVNLVSDTTFRGTTIHDPLSIERSLESFTLTPPEAERTLSARIFGGMGGNLRRLFGHREDGAPGIANAMMDAFNIAQGRISRSRLAGDPPDVLINARLGKVGLFDFHRAEELIAIGREATRRVLPDIAEDIALTPTESAVSKA
- a CDS encoding phosphoribosyl-AMP cyclohydrolase, which gives rise to MGSPSSSPPGPNINPAAKHEQEEGATFSPRFDENGLIVCVVRAVQDGQVLMLAYMNDEALRLTIETGIAHFWSRSRKCLWRKGDTSGQVQKVTEIRTDCDQDALLLTVEPGGDGGVCHTGRRSCFYRKIEFDGAAVTLVFD
- a CDS encoding 23S rRNA (guanosine(2251)-2'-O)-methyltransferase RlmB; this encodes MAAPRPTAPGKSWVTGHKPSTTPRPAPGEQNHAQAPAFRHAAGNLVVLYGFHAVREALRAGRRKLLDIYATKAAADRLAEEIAGAGLQPRIVEAQDLARRLGAGAVHQGVMLETLRLEPLDLSDIVSKSGIVLVLDQISDPHNAGAILRTAAAFGVDAVVMTQRHAPEMTGVVAKAASGGLEHVAIVSVVNLARALEELGESGYLRVGLDSDAADNFAEAPLRRPIALVLGGEGKGLRRLSRENCDLLVRLDMPGAIKSLNVSNACAVALALLHQRSAG
- a CDS encoding membrane protein insertion efficiency factor YidD gives rise to the protein MQRLSRFGRRAAHMAIRGYQLTLSSIAGTHCRHLPTCSSYMDEAIARHGLWAGGVMGLARLCRCHPWGSSGFDPVPQTLPPHAHWLRPWTFVTRPTADGDKKQS
- a CDS encoding inosine-5-monophosphate dehydrogenase, producing the protein MTVALILSMKGRDVVVTQPHRTLAEAAAILTAKNIGAAVVVDPHGRVLGLLGERDIVHAVGVVGALALSDPVSKYMITEVVTAPEDECVDDTMQKMTERRFRHIPVVDGEKLVGIVSIGDVVKYRLDQIQHEHQAMREYIATA
- a CDS encoding iron-sulfur cluster assembly scaffold protein; the encoded protein is MLPDIYNHRILDLAGNIPRQGRLAVPDATAKAHSKLCGSTVIVDLVMKDGQVADFAHEVKACALGQAAASIMARNVIGATGPELRALREQVRAMLKENGPPPEGKWADIAMLEPVRDYKARHASTLLTFDATVDCVTQIEARTRAAAE
- the folE gene encoding GTP cyclohydrolase I FolE — encoded protein: MDAVVKSLLERPQPQPNSSPVTRPTREEAEAAVRVLLRWTGDDPSREGLRDTPKRVAKAFEEFFSGYREDPNSVLARVFEEVHGYDDMVLLRDIPFFSHCEHHMVPFFGVAHVAYYPSEVGVVGLSKLARLIDIYAKRLQTQEALTAQIVGSIDRELRPRGCAVMLEAEHMCMSMRGVRKHGSDTVTTQFTGIFRDDPAEQVRFLTMVRGK